The nucleotide sequence caccacaaagaacacaggtataaatatttttgtacaagtccttttccttattatctctttttggtACAAACCCATTGAGCCATTTTTTCATAGAATGAGAGTTATCCTATGCAGCCCTAATCTTTGGTACTTCAAGGATGTTGCTGTTTTTCTGCCTGACTCTTTTTGACCACATTGggagtttccttgacaaagatactggagtgattttgccattccttctccatttcaccttacagaggaggaaatgaggcaaacagggtcaagtgacgtgcctaggatcatacaactcctttatctgaggctggatttgaacttaggaagatgagtcttcccgagtCCAGGCACTGTTCTctttatccactctaccacctagttGCTCACTTTAAGGATGGAAGACCCTCAGACTTAAAGTCATTGAAAAGCCATTGTATGCCAGGGTTGTGCTGGTCCCTAGTCCCTGTCCACAGTCCTTTTCCCTGGGCCAGCTTCCCTGATCTTCAAGCCCTGTCCCAACTATGGCTGCTTATTCCATTCTTGCCTCAATTCTGGTCCTTAGTAAGTTGGTCAGGGCAAGTTTGAGAGAGAAGCTGGTCCTATTTATGAACCCTGGAGCCCTGATGCTGGCCTACTTTGTAGTTTCTTATGTCTTGTCATATGATTTTGGAAATGTCTGCCATTGGCGATCTTCAAACGTGGCCTGACCTGGGACCCCAGGAGCAGAGACCGAGAAGAGAACCCCAGAGTTATGCATCTACCCCCTTCCTTTGACAGAGTTTGTTTCTCACCCAATCCCAACTTCAGGGAATGAGTGACTTCCAGCGACAAGGCCCAAAGCAGCAATCCCAGCAGCAGCTAGTCATCTTGACAAACAACAGGGTATGGTTGGGAGGGTGGAGGAGGAGGTGGGAGCAGGGTTAGGTGGGAGCTGAGAAGATGGATAAGGGAtgcacattttttaaagaaaaaaaggaattgaaagtgCACTGAAAACCGAGGCATAAACATTTGGTCGacatttgcattatttcacaCCCGAATATTAGTGTCCCGGGCGCCGTATGCCGTGTGAAGGAATCAGTCTGCACTGTATTTTAATCTGCTTGACTGTCTCGATGCTCTTGTTGCATTCGAGTTTTCACAAAGTTGTTCTTGCCTTTGTTATAATAAGATCTTCAATCTTCTCTGCCCAGGACGGATGGTTGACAGCTTCACAATCGACTAGGTCTAGAACGCGATTGAGGGCCGGTTGTGCTGTGGCTGGGGATGGGTGGCTGGACACCAACGCCTCAGGAGGAGCAGGGAGGTCTTGCCAAGCTGCTTTCCTGGCTCTCTCCCCACAGACTTCCTCCTTCCCACTGAGGCCTCCGGGCCCCATGTTGACTGGGCATTGATTGCCagccccctttcccctttctccccccaGTCTCTTTCTCTAGCAATCTGGACAGCCTACTGATGACCCTTTCTGGGGTAGAATTTGGGTCACATTGAGGTTGGGGGGGCACCTCTACACAAGAGCTGGCTCTTCCCATAAAGCCTCTTGTTTTACCATAAGTCTCAGAAGGAGAACCCTGGTGTTTTAGAAGCTTATTCTAATCCTGGGTGATAgaagaaggtaaaaaataataCATTACAACTAATTACATTAATATAGCTCTTTGAccctgacctgtgatttcattagtgatGGACATTTGGGTGAGGAGGCTAAAGATGGGTGAGAGGGGCAGTTACTTTTCAGCTTAAGTCTTGGAGAGCTGGTTGGGGCacttagagattaaatgacttgcccaagatcgcaTAGGTAGCAGGTTTCAGGTTAAGCGCATGAATCCATATTTTCTTGTATCTGTGCTTTGCTTTCTTCGTACTGTATATAATATAATCTCATTATATAGTTCTTTAGTTAGGATTTACAGTGTATTTTTTATGAAGGTGAGATAGGTAGTAGaagcattattatttccatttttgtaatgGAGGAAACAGAATTGGaattttgtgacttgcccatggtctcaGCACCAGAGTTACTGACACATCAGGGCACGATTTCCATAGGTGGTCATGGACCTATGGCGTATGGAGTGACATGCACCTTTTGCATTCTTCCTGGAGAAGCTTGGTAGAGAGGAGAATGTTAGTGAGTTGCCTTCATTCAGTCATGGATAGTCTCTAGCATCACGGAATGCTGCCTAGCCAGCTTGATGGCAGTCACAAGGGAATAAGGTGATATGGCTGCTTTGGCACATTCAAATCAATCCAGCTAACATTCAGGGTGTCATCTCTCTGCGAGGCAGCATTTGGGTGCTAGGCACTCTAGAGGTGCTTAGAATATGGGCCAGATGTACAGTTTCAGCATATGTGGCCCAAACCTATTTTGGGGGGTACAGAACTAGATATGACAGTCACCCGTCCCCAAGGAGATTACATTCCACTTGAGGGATAGATGATTTTGTGAAGAAAAGTGGGCAAAGGGAAGATCTAGGCAAAAAGTTTGTGTAAAAAATTTGAGGAAGCAGGAAATACATTTAATGGGGGGCAGTAGTTTGTGAGGAATCTGAGCTAAACCTTGGAAAAAGAATTTATGAGACAGAGATGAGGGAAGGAGTATGTTTCAGGTATAACTGAGAGTTTAGATATGGATGCTGAGGGGCAGGAGATGGCAGATTGGTTGAGTTTTAGGATTAGCTAGTAGTCCAGTTGGCTAAAGTCTACAATGtgtagttatatgaaaaaaatctggaTATGGGAGTAGGTTGGAGCTAGGttgtagcattttcttttttatgctaTAAGCAATAGGATACCACTGATAATTTTCTGAGTTAGAGAAGGCCATAGTAAGATAGAGAGACTGGTTATTTTGACAACTATGTGAAGGGAAGATTGGAGGAGGGATAGACAAAGACAGGAAAGCCAATCAGAAAGCTATTACAGTAGTCCAAGTGAATGGTAATGAAGGTCCCAAGAAAAGTGTTTGAAGATCCTGTGACCGATAAGAAGAGGATAAAAACAAGAGATATTTTGTTAACAAATTTCCCAGAGATGGACAACTGATTGAATGGAGGGAATGAGGGAGATAGAATTCCTACTGACTGCCATATGATTGATTGTAGGAAGTGAGGAGGAGAGCAGTCAACAGTTATTCCCTTCCCAGTGAAAGATTGGAAAGAGAGTAGTGCCATCAGTAAGAGTTGGAAATTTTGAAAAAGACACATTTGGGATGGAAGATGATGAGATTCACTTTgggcatgttgaatttgagaagGCAATGGGACATCTTGGTGATGCTCAGTAGGCTGTTGGAGATGTAGGACAAGgaattaaagagagaaaataggatTGGATATATAGACTTGTGAATAATTCATATATAGGTGATAATTGAAGCCATGGGAATATATCACATCACCAAGGGAGAGAATATAGACTGAGGAGAGGGCCAAAGACAAGAGACTTGTGGGCTGAAGGTAGAGGATAGCAGACTACAACAATGACGacaataacagctagcatttatataatgctttaaagtttatgaagTATTTTACACAGTatttctttgatcttcacaacatttCAGTGGCACAGGTGGTGATGATTTTATCCATAAAGGGATtcgattatattaaaaaaaacacctagtTTTTGATCATCTCTAGAATTTAATAATATCTTGttcagtttcttaattttatgTTTAAGGAAACAAATTCAGAAAGATTTTGACTTGCCTAACTTTATAGAGTTAGTGACAGAATGGACCAGAACTCAAGTTTCCTGATTTTTAGGCCAGAGACTTCTTTCTTGTTTCAGCCTTCTTCCTCCTATGTTGTCCAATAGAACGGTTTCTTACCaggataataattatataatagctaataatacAGATGATTATATAATAGACAATTAGTAGCTATcacttatgtagcactttaaagtttattaagcacttttttattcttacaatcactcttgctattattatgctcatttttacagaagaagaaagaaaggcaggtagaggctcagtgacttgcctagctagcatcagagctagtaagtgtttgaggctgaattaGAACTgatgtctttttgactctagcTAGGTCCAGTGTTCTCTTCACTGGTAGTAATTTGTTTACCCCTTAAGATCTAAGCTTCATGTGGGCAGATATCCTAGCTCATaccttttctgttttcctttagtCTTGAGAACTTAGCCCAATGTAAATAAAAATCTGTATTATACCATTTCTGGATGTATCATATGTTTATTAACTCAAGTGGATTTGTCTGGGAGATTATTTTTTCCAGTGATACAGAGAGCAACCCATCCACACTTTGCCCATCTTGTGAAATGCTTGCCCATGTCTCCCTATTAGTTCTCCATAGGGTCACACCCTGTGACTTAGAGGCCTTtctcttatatttaaaaaagatttatacaTTTTGTCTTTGACATTATAGACACTTTTCTTCCAAGCCTCCTCCCTACAAAGTACATTTACTGAAAACAATTTAGCAAAACTGCCTCAGCATCAATTGTAACTCCTCCAAAGTGCTGCTTTGCCACGTTTCTTTGCCCTAGTCATACTTGTCATTCTTTGTGGCATAGGAATATTCTGTTCCATTCATATACCGTAGCCTGTTAGGGCATTCCCAACATCATTCTCTTAGATAATGAATGTGTGTCCAGGCAGCTGGGGAATAGAGTCAGCTAAACTGTTGATCTCTGTGTTTATGTTGGTGAGTGTGCACTCTGCCCTTTTTCTATTCTAGAACCTTTTGCAAAATAACCAGAGCTTCagattctccctccttccccaaaaGGAACATCTTATTTCTTGCATTTAATCCCACTGTGGGATTATTCCTAGAGAGAGCTTCTGTACTTAGAAGACACCTGATTGAGAAGGAGCTCTAGGATAGGGATGATACATGTTCTTGGAGCTTCTTCATACGTGTACTGAGCATTAAGGGGGCCATTTAGGCCCCTGCTCTGTGCCCACATGAGCTCTGCTGTTGtatcccatcccatcccaggGATGACTTATGTTCCAAAGCCTGTCTAatgttccttttttcttaattaaagttttattgaatttccttctccttttaatACTCGTTTTGGTTCTTGTCTTCGACGATGACAGAAGCCTGGGAGTAGCCATGTGAGTCCTGTTTCTGAGCAGTCCCATTTTGCAGGATTAGCCGTTTTTAATGACTTTAATCTTCTTTTTGAAAGTgattctccccaccccacccccactcatTCTGTTAAATTCCTTTGATTGCATTAATGCAGAATTATTATtctaagggaaggggaaaaaaattaaagtccacAATTGGCAGCTGTTTGATGCTGTGCCTTAAAAATGTCTTCTGATGCGTTCACCTATGGCACTGCTTCCATTAGGTGGGCACACTGTATAtccatttcttcccattgttAGAGTAGTTGTAATGAGTCTTATTTATCAGGAACTCAAAAGAAAGAGCAGTagtagtacagtgcctggcatataacaaGTTCTTATTAATAATTGGTTGTTGATTTGATTCACTTTTATTCAATAGGAgcagagaagagaataagcatttatataacacctactgtGTACAAGCAGTTAAcagatattatctctttttatgaCAACAGTTATCTTTTTACTTCCCCAAACTCCCAATTCTCTGTCCCTTGAGATGATAGAGATTTTGAAAAATGACAAGTCTCATTTGACTTACCTCCATataagaggagaagggaagggtgtATTtgtataacacctactatgtgcctttGGGGTCATAGAAACATTTGAAAATGACaaatcttggggcagctaggtacgcttaatggatagagtcagacctggagatgtgaggtcttgggttcaaatttagtctcagataaTTTCTGGctgtgtgaacttgagcaagttacttatccctaattgcttagcccataccactctaatgccttggaaccaatactgtatattgattctaagatggaagctaagggttaaaaaaatgataggTCTCATTTGAGTCATCTCTTTACaagtggagaaaggaagggaataagtatttacatagtgcctactctgtgccaggcactatgtttaatgccttacaaatattatcttatttaatgaGCTCCCTTCCCATCCCCTTTCCTCATGGGGCCATAAGGAACTTTCTTACCTTTTGGCTTTTCAAGAGGTGTCCACTCACTTCTTTCTAGTTGTCTCCCTGTCTTgtagaatctctagcttccttcaaagtataGCTCTGGTTCCCTACTCCTGAATGAGTCTTTTCCCGATTTCTGCAGGGTAAGTGCTCTGCTGCTCTTAAAGTcgctttttctcattttgtccaTCTTCTTTGTACATGTCTTATCCCCtacaaaatgtaaacttcttgagggcagcagctctttttcatttttgactttgtatctccaGTCTCTTATAGACATTGACCAACACTTATATGAttcttaaattgaattgaaatgaattgaatctgCTTCCAGACTGATAGATGCACCAAATCTCCAAAGCATTTACAAAAGGGGTCTTTAATCTTTTTTGCAACATATACCCCTTTGGTTATCTAGTAAAGCCAATAGatggacccttctcagaataatgctttttaatgtataaaagaaaATGTCTATTATTATGAAAGAAAcaagttatattgaaatatacttaaaattattaaaaataaaaacaggtttACTGATCTCAGGTTAAGAAGCCTTTATTTACAGGGAAACGGCATTTGGACACAAAagttaatagctttttttttttttaaagcaaacagAGAGTAATTTGATTTTTCAACTTTTTATGTAAACATGGCCAATTTCCCCAATTCATCTTTCTCAATTTAAAACAACCTCATTTCATTTGAATGCAAATAATTATCATCTCAGCAAGTGCTCAGTTTTGCCATCCACATAATAAAATACTCAgtcttgttttctaaaattgtTGACAAGTGTGCCTTGCTCTGTACCTACCTCTAAGAGAGAAAACAATTGAAGCTTGTGGGTTGAGGAGAATCTGACTTTTGGGTTCTTTTTAAGGGAATATGAGGTCCTCACTTGTactgtttgtatgtatgtatgtttggaAGGAAACATATGTATGTTTGGAAGGACTATTTAGCAAGAGTATAGACTTAagatttggggagggagggagagagagagagagaaaaagagagagagagagagagagagagagagagagagaacgagagagagagagagagaacgagagaacGAGAACACGAATGAGAACTTGGATTGGTAGTGCCCAAACTGAAAGATGTATAAAAAACTGTTTGGCTACATTTTGAGAAAGAATGACTCTATTTCCCATCTTGCCACATTCCTGCTTGCTTCCTTAGCCTCTACTTTCATACAGAATTTCTCTCTAAAATGTTGCTGTTCTTGAGAAGCAACAGCTCTTAGCTTTCTGTCTTATGGATTGGCTTGGCCAAAGAGTCCATGTGCATTCCAGCAGCagatatattttgatataataaaacattaaaagcaaaaataaacaaacaaaaccccagcCCAGCCTCACAAGTTGGGGGTGGGATCATCGTGTGCTAGTGAACCAATCCCCCTACTTCCATCCTTAGCTTCCCTCTCCATCCCTTTTGTCTCCTGGCCCCTGGAGAAGCCCAGCTGGCGTGAGTTGGGAATTAGCAGGCAGTGATCCACGGGTGCCTCCCCACCGAATGtaatccaggaagtgggcagccAGCTGGATTGTTCCAGTCCAAAGGGTCCAGTAATGTGAGGCCCCCAGGGGACCTCATCTCCTTTGCTTAGTGAAGGAGCCCTTGCTTGGTGCTATCAGAGGGAGAGATACTACCAGGAAAGAAGACTTGGGAAGCTGGGCTCCCTGAGGTGACTGGTTTCCAGTTTGAGGGATTGCAGGAGTGATGGGAGAACATGAAGACTAACGTCTGGAGTTACATGGGGGCCTGGGTTTGTACTCTGCTATATGGAACATCTTTGTCTGATTCCCACGTGTGATTAGTCTGCGGTCTCCCAGGGCACTGGCAACCAGTTAGGGTGGTCCTGCAGTGCAGCCAGGGGGTGATGGAGCACCAGTGTCCTGGCAGTGCCAAGAAGGCAGCCAGTTCCATTGCATTGTGGGAAGGAGGAGGGTGATTGGTtttgggggaagaagaagaaCTTAGAGGGTTTCTAGACCAGGTGTTGTGTATCTTTCTAATTTAGTTTGTCACCACAGCTATGAATTGTTCCTTTCCCAAGGCATTAACATGTGCTTTTGCACTCTCTCTTGAATGAGTGTATTTGTGTCCACATGcctgtgtgtgggtgtgggtgtatGTGTGCGCGTGCCCACTCCCTTACATGAAAGGCCTGGGAGGCCACTTTTATTGGCTGCTTTAAGAAATAGTTGGAATGGGATCATTAAATGTTTTATAAGGGTAAACGGTCCTGTTTGTCTGGGAGGAAGcagagggtggggggagagcagagAGAACTGCTTTGCTGGGTTTACACACAAAAAAGGTCAGTGCAGCttaatttaatgttttgtttgtCTCTCCCCTCCCCCGCAGCAGCTCTGCGGCCTATTTCATTCATTATTAAGTTTTATATCCTGCTTGACATGAAACGTGATCTTTTCAACTCACTACACAGGACGGCTGGCTTCATTCTGTTCTCCTTATCGTTAGTGTCTTTGGTAACTTAACTTTTCCCCTTTCAGTCtgtgtggttttgttttttcttcaacagccaatttttgtttttgttgttctcttGGGCTTGGCTGGGGAATTGATAGGACTGGACATCTGCCTTCTCCCCTTAGGTAGATAACAATTTCTCAGCTCTTTGATAAAGCCTTGCCTGACACTAATGGTCTTATCGGTCCTCCCTTACATTGTGTTTGGGTCTTCCTTTAATAAAGATCCCTTGTGTCCTGGAAATGCCCTCTTATTGACATCAGTGCCAGGACATAATGCCAAGCCATTTTATTGGGAACCTAAGCCCTTTGGTTGTATGCTATGGACAGATTTACAAGAGAGGGAAATTTCTCCTTACGTGATAGAGACTCAAGGGATTCCAATGATCTCCTTTAATTTCCACCTATTCCATCTCCATGTGCCTTCTTATTAAGGTCaaaattttcaaactttttttgagGTTTGTTTCCACATTATTTGGTTTATGTTACATGACCCTGTGGGAATGAGAAGAGTAtgacatttattcattttgtcatCCATTAAAATAAGTCAAAGTAATTTGGGTTTTGAGTCCTTTTTTTGGCAGGGGTGGGGTAGAGAAAAATTTCTAGGACTCTTAGAGATACCATTCAGTATTATATTGGGGCATTGAAGACTCAGGGATCAGGACTTTTGGGGTCTCAGTAATTGTCAGCTGGTTCTAAACTAGCAAAAGACTCAGTTAAAGGAAGCCAGCCACTTAGCGTCAGTGGGAAGTTAGCCCTAGCGCCCTCCCCACTTCAGTGATGACTTCCAAATTGGCACGTGCTCTTGGAGCTACTCATCCTTGTTAGATCTTACCCTGGGATTTAACTTCTTTGGGGAGACGTGGGGCCTTGGGGGACCATGGTAGCTAAGAAGGCCATGAGTAGGTGTGTTATTAATGGAAAAGATGTTTCCCATTAATATCTGGCCGGCTTCTTGAGAAATGACACTGTGTGCTGTTTGCTTTCCCAACATCCTTTATAATCTGAAAGGCATCTTGTCCCTATTCCCTCTCTGTCTgcttttttgatttgttttgttttctaaccCCCCTCCTCCCCTAGTTTTCCTCCGAGCAGTTGGTTAGTTATGCAGTAGTAGAAGGCATAGTGTTGTTGAGAAGCTTtgtccttatttcacagatgccCTGGGAATTGTCTTTAATCTCCTTTCTGCCTTCCCATTACAGATGGTGATGACGACCCACAGCTCTCCTGGGTGGCTTCATCTCCCTCCAGCAAAGATGTTGCGTCACCTACTCAGATGATAGGAGATGGGTGTGACCTCGGCATcggagaggaggaaggggggaCCGGCCTGCCCTACCCGTGTCAGTTTTGCGACAAGTCCTTCATCCGCCTGAGCTACCTTAAGAGGCACGAGCAGATCCACAGCGACAAGCTCCCCTTCAAGTGTACCTACTGCAGCCGGCTCTTCAAGCACAAGAGGAGCCGCGACCGGCACATCAAGCTCCACACGGGCGACAAGAAATACCACTGCCACGAGTGCGAGGCGGCCTTCTCCCGCAGCGACCACCTCAAGATCCACCTCAAGACCCACAGCTCGAGCAAGCCCTTCAAGTGCACCGTCTGCAAGCGGGGCTTCTCCTCCACCAGCTCCCTGCAGAGCCACATGCAGGCCCACAAGAAGAACAAGGAGCACGTCGCCAAGTCGGAGAAGGAGACCAAGAAGGACGACTTCATGTGTGACTACTGCGAGGACACCTTCAGCCAGACCGAGGAGCTGGAGAAGCACGTCTTGACCCGCCACCCCCAGCTCTCGGAGAAGGCCGACCTGCAGTGCATCCACTGCCCGGAGGTCTTCGTGGACGAGAACTCGCTGCTTGCCCACATCCATCAAGCCCATGCCAACAAGAAACACAAGTGCCCCATGTGCCCAGAGCAGTTCTCCTCGGTGGAGGAGGTCTACTGCCACCTGGACAGCCACCGGCAGCCAGATTCCAGCAACCACAGCATCAGCCCTGACCCGGTGCTGGGCAGCGTGGCGTCCATGAGCAGTGCCACCCCTGACTCCAGCGCCTCTGTGGAGCGAGGCTCCACCCCAGACTCCACTTTGAAGCCTTTAAGGGGGCAGAAAAAGATCCGGGCTGTGGAGCGGGAGGAGGGGCAGAGCTGGTCCAAAGTCACCTACAGCTGCCCCTACTGCTCCAAGAGAGACTTTAACAGCCTCGCCGTCCTGGAGATCCACCTGAAGACGATCCACGTGGACAAGCCCCAGCAGAGCCACACGTGCCAGGTGTGCCTGGACTCTATGCCCACGCTGTACAACCTAAACGAGCACGTGCGGAAGGTCCACAAGAACCACGCCTACCCCATGATGCAGTTCAGTAACATCTCTGCCTTCCACTGCAACTACTGCCCCGAGATGTTCGCCGACATCAACAGTCTCCAGGAGCACATTCGCGTCACCCACTGCGGCCCCAACGCCAACCCTGCAGACGGCAACAATGCCTTCTTCTGCAACCAGTGCTCCATGGGCTTCCTCACCGAGTCCTCCCTCACGGAACACATCCAGCAGACCCACTGCAATGTGGGGAACTCAAAACTGGAATCCCCTGTTGTACAGCCAACACAGTCGTTTATGGAAGTTTACTCCTGCCCGTATTGCACAAACTCCCCCATTTTTGGCTCCATCCTAAAGCTTACAAAGCATATTAAAGAAAACCACAAGAATATTCCATTGGCACACAACAAAAAGTCTAAGGCAGAGCAGAGCCCAGTTTCTTCTGATGTGGAAGTCTCTTCCCCCAAAAGGCAGAGACTCTCTGCTAGCATCAACTCAGTTTCCAATGGTGAATACCCATGCAATCAGTGTGATCTCAAGTTCTCCAACTTTGAAAGTTTCCAAACTCACTTAAAACTGCATCTGGAGCTGCTTTTAAGGAAACAGTCGTGCCCTCAGTGTAAAGAAGACTTTGactcccaggactcccttctTCAGCACCTCACGGTCCACTACATGACCACTTCGACCCATTACGTGTGCGAGAGCTGCGACAAACAGTTCTCGTCCGTGGACGATTTGCAAAAACACTTGCTGGACATGCATACCTTCGTGCTCTATCACTGCACCCTCTGCCAAGAAGTCTTCGATTCCAAGGTCTCCATCCAAGTGCACTTGGCGGTGAAACACAGCAACGAGAAGAAGATGTACCGCTGCACCGCCTGCAACTGGGACTTCCGGAAGGAGGTGGACCTGCAGATCCACGTCAAACACAGCCACCTGGGCAACCCCACCAAGTCCCACAAGTGCATCTTTTGCGGGGAGACCTTTAGCACCGAGGTGGAGCTACAGTGCCATATCACCACCCACAGCAAAAAGTACAACTGCAAGTTCTGCAGCAAGGCCTTCCATGCCATCATCCTCCTGGAGAAACACCTGCGGGAGAAGCACTGCGTCTTCGATGCGGCGGCGGAGAACGGCACGGCCAACGGCATGCCGCCGGCCGGCAAGAAGGCAGAGCCGGCGGATATCCAG is from Gracilinanus agilis isolate LMUSP501 chromosome 2, AgileGrace, whole genome shotgun sequence and encodes:
- the ZNF423 gene encoding zinc finger protein 423 translates to MEDESIYTCDNCQQDFESLADLTDHRAHRCPGDGDDDPQLSWVASSPSSKDVASPTQMIGDGCDLGIGEEEGGTGLPYPCQFCDKSFIRLSYLKRHEQIHSDKLPFKCTYCSRLFKHKRSRDRHIKLHTGDKKYHCHECEAAFSRSDHLKIHLKTHSSSKPFKCTVCKRGFSSTSSLQSHMQAHKKNKEHVAKSEKETKKDDFMCDYCEDTFSQTEELEKHVLTRHPQLSEKADLQCIHCPEVFVDENSLLAHIHQAHANKKHKCPMCPEQFSSVEEVYCHLDSHRQPDSSNHSISPDPVLGSVASMSSATPDSSASVERGSTPDSTLKPLRGQKKIRAVEREEGQSWSKVTYSCPYCSKRDFNSLAVLEIHLKTIHVDKPQQSHTCQVCLDSMPTLYNLNEHVRKVHKNHAYPMMQFSNISAFHCNYCPEMFADINSLQEHIRVTHCGPNANPADGNNAFFCNQCSMGFLTESSLTEHIQQTHCNVGNSKLESPVVQPTQSFMEVYSCPYCTNSPIFGSILKLTKHIKENHKNIPLAHNKKSKAEQSPVSSDVEVSSPKRQRLSASINSVSNGEYPCNQCDLKFSNFESFQTHLKLHLELLLRKQSCPQCKEDFDSQDSLLQHLTVHYMTTSTHYVCESCDKQFSSVDDLQKHLLDMHTFVLYHCTLCQEVFDSKVSIQVHLAVKHSNEKKMYRCTACNWDFRKEVDLQIHVKHSHLGNPTKSHKCIFCGETFSTEVELQCHITTHSKKYNCKFCSKAFHAIILLEKHLREKHCVFDAAAENGTANGMPPAGKKAEPADIQNMLMKNPEAPNSHEASEDDVDASEPMYGCDICGAAYTMEVLLQNHRLRDHNIRPGEDDCSRKKAEFIKGSHKCNVCSRTFFSENGLREHMQTHRGPAKHYMCPICGERFPSLLTLTEHKVTHSKSLDTGTCRICKMPLQSEEEFIEHCQMHPDLRNSLTGFRCVVCMQTVTSTLELKIHGTFHMQKLAGNSAASSPNGQSLQKLYKCALCLKEFRNKQDLVKLDVNGLPYGLCAGCMTRSTNGQVSGLTPPEPSERPCGSLRCPECSVKFESAEDLESHVQMDHRDLTPETSGQRKGAQTSPVPRKKTYQCIKCQMTFENEREIQIHVANHMIEEGINHECKLCNQMFDSPAKLLCHLIEHSFEGMGGTFKCPVCFTVFVQANKLQQHIFAVHGQEDKIYDCSQCPQKFFFQTELQNHTLSQHAQ